CCCGGTCGGCGCGCCTCCGAAAGAGGGGCGCGTCCCGAGTCGTCTCCTCGTACGTTCGAGGAAGCCAGGGTGAACGGACCGGCGAAGGGATCTCCGCGCGCGAGGCGACGACCCCGAACACCGGACCCCGAATCGATTCGGCGCCCTCGGGGGCCCCAGGACCGATCGATTTGTTGCAGGAGACTCCGCCGTGTTTCGGAGGGAGTTCGAGCGGCTCCGCACTTTTCCATTGTTTGGCCGTGACTCGCGGGGCTACGATGGCACGCGACGGGCCGTAGTTCCGAAGCGAGAGACGCACCTCATGAGCCCCCGCAGCGCTTCGCCCGGCGTGGTAGGGGCCTCGTTCCTTCAACCGCCGGGAGACTGCTCGCAATGATCTCGCGACGTCGGTTCCTGACCCTGGGCCCCGTTCTGGCCGCAACCGCGACCGCCGCCCCGAGCGCGATCGTCAAGGCCGCCGTGCCGCAGGCTTCTGAAGTCGCCGCTCGCCGTCTCACCCGAGCGACGTTCGAACGCCACCGCAACGAAGGCTTCGTCGTTCACTTCGAGGCGCTGCGACCCACCGAACTGAAACTCCACGCGGTGCGGGATCTGCCCGGCAGCGCGAACCGCGCGTCTCTCGATCGCGAGGGCCAGTTCTCGGTGCTCTTCCACGGGCCGCGGCAACCGGCGTTCGACCAGGGCACGTTCCGGGTGGATCACCCGGCCATCGGCACCTTCGACCTCTTCCTCGTTCCGGTCGGCGAGTCGGGCGACACGCGCCACTACGAGGCGGTGTTCAATCGCCTCGGCGCGACTCCGGTGCGGGAGGCCTGACCCATGGATCCTTTCGTCGCCGAGATCCGCATCTTCGCGGGCAACTTCGCACCCACGGGCTGGGCGCTGTGCAACGGGCAGCTGCTGCCCATCTCACAGAACACCGCGCTGTTCTCACTGCTGGGCACCACGTACGGCGGCAACGGCACCTCGAATTTCGCATTGCCGAATCTTCAGGGCTGCGTACCCATCCAGTCCGGCCAGGGTCCCGGTTTGTCGTTCTACGACCTCGGCGAGAGCGCCGGAGTCGAGACCGTGACGCTGCTCCCGAGTGAGATGCCCGCTCACAATCACGCGCTCGAAGCGTTGGACGCGCCGGGTCCCCTGAGCGGCCCCGCCGGCAACGTGCTGGCGCGATCCGCCACCGGTTCGGCGCTCTACGCCGCGCCCCCGAATTCGCCCATGAATGCTGCTTCGCTCGATCCCGCCGGCGGCGGACAGCCGCACAACAACATGCAGCCCTATCTCGCGCTCACCTACATCATCGCGATGCAGGGCGTGTACCCGGCACGAAGCGCGCCAGCGGCTGCCCCCGATCAGGCCAGGAACGGAGGATCCGCGCATGAGTAGTCCGTTCGTCGGCGAGATCCGCATGTTCGGCGGCAACTTCGCGCCCAATGGATGGATGCTCTGCCAGGGACAGGTGCTCCCGATCTCGGAGTACGAAGTGCTGTTCAACCTGATCGGAACCACCTACGGCGGCGACGGCCAGAGCACCTTCGCGTTGCCCGACCTGCGCGGGCGCGCCCCGATTCATCAGGGGCCGGGCTTCTTTATCGGACAACTTGGCGGCCAGGAGGTGGTCACGCTGACCGTCGCGCAGATCCCGTCCCACTCGCACCTCGAGCGCGCGAACGTCAACACCGGGGACGCCTTTGGTCCCGGCGGCATGGTGCCGGCCGAATCCAAGGCCGGGCTTCCTCAATACGCCGCCGCGGGCGCGGTCGCCATGCACCCGCAGGCGATCGGGCAAACCGGGGGCAGTCAGCCACACGAGAATCGGATGCCCTTCCTGGTCGTGAACTACATCATTTCGCTCTACGGCATCTTCCCCAGTCAGAACTAGCGACCACGCTGCGCCCTTCAGGCGCGACAGGAGCCCGGCATGGCGACTCCGTTCCTCGGTGAGATCAAGCTCATCTCGTTCAACTACCCTCCGCGGGGATGGGCGTTCTGCAACGGGCAGCTCCTGCCCATCAACCAGAACCAGGCGTTGTTCTCGATTCTCGGGAACACATACGGGGGCGACGGCCGCGTCAACTTCGGCCTGCCGAACCTTCAGGCGCGGACGCCGATCCACAGGAGCAGCGCGCATTCGCTCGGTGAATCCGGCGGCGAGCAGGGGCACACGCTGGCTTTGAACGAAATGCCGACGCACGCCCACAGTCTGATGGGGTCGAGCGCCACGGCCACCGCGGTGAGCCCCGCCGGCAACGTGCTCGCCGACACGCGCGCCTCGAACGGGATCGAACAGTATCGCGGCCAGCCCGACGCCGCGATGTCGCCGGCCGCGGTGGCGCCGACTGGAGGCGGTCAGGCGCACTCGAATCTCCAGCCCTATCTGGTGCTCAACTTCGTCATCGCGCTGCAGGGCATCTTCCCGAGCCAGACCCAGCCCACCGCGCCTGCGGAGCTCCAGCGATGAGCGCCTCGCGGAAATTCCTGGCCTCGGTCGCGACCGCGGCGACCATCGCCGCGGCGACCGGCGCCGCGCCCGCGATCGCGCGCACGCTCGTCAACCCGCCCTCGAGCCTGGTGCAGGCGAAAGTGCGGATTCCCGACCTGCTGGCCAATGCCTACGGCTCGGCCGTGGCCGCGCTCGGCGACCTGAATGGCGATGGCGTCGTGGACTTCGCGGTCGGCGAGCGCGCGGCGAACGGCAACATGGGCGCGGTGTGGATCCTGTTCATGCGCGCCGACGGCTCGGTGGCGAGCAGCGCGCAGATCTCGAACGCCACCCCGTTCCTGGCGGGAAGCCTGCACCCGGACGACGAGTTCGGCGCCTCGGTCGCCGCGCTCGGCGACCTGGATGGCGACGGCGTGCCGGACCTCGCGGTCGGCGCGCCCAACGATGACGACGTGAGTCCGGCACACACCGGCGGCCTCGGAATCGACCGCGGCGCGGTCTACATCCTGTTCCTGACCTCGAGCGGCGCGCCCAAGTCCGTCCTCAAGCTGAGCGACCTCACCACCGGCATCAGCCTTCCCGGCGACTTTGAACGCTTCGGCGCCTCGATCGCCTCGCTCGGCGATCCCGACGGCGCCGGACCCTTGAAGCTCGCGCTGGCGGCGGGCGCGCCGGGCGACGCGGATTCGGACGCGCCAACCGGATTCGCGCGCGGCGCGGTGTACGAGGTCTTCCTCACCTGGACCGGAGGCTCGCCGCCGCTGGTGGTCGACCACACCGTCAAGCTGAGCGACACGCAGGGAACTCCCGCCTCGTTCCACCTCCACGACGCCGATCTCTTCGGCAGCTCGGTCGCCAGGCTGACCGATCTCGACGGCGACGGCGTGTCGGATCTGGCCGTGGGCGCGCCCCTCGACGATGACAATGCCGACGGTGACCTGGCGCCCGGCGCCAACCGTGGCGCGGTCTACGTGATGCTGCTCAACCCGAACGGCAGCGTGAAGAGCTATCAGAAGATCAGCGCGACTTCGGGCGGCTTCATGGCGCACCTCGGGCGTTCGAACTTCTTCGGAGATGGCGTGGCCGCGCTGCCCGATCTGGACGGCAATGGCGTGCCCGATCTCGCCGTGGGCTCGGGCGGCTACGACGACGGGGGTCCGGGCACGGGTGCGACGTGGGTGGTGCTGCTCGCCTACGACCACGGCACGGGCGCCATTTCAATCAAGCAACCGCTTCGGATCAGCGACAACTCGGGCAACCTGGGCGGCGGA
The genomic region above belongs to Candidatus Sulfotelmatobacter sp. and contains:
- a CDS encoding tail fiber protein, with product MDPFVAEIRIFAGNFAPTGWALCNGQLLPISQNTALFSLLGTTYGGNGTSNFALPNLQGCVPIQSGQGPGLSFYDLGESAGVETVTLLPSEMPAHNHALEALDAPGPLSGPAGNVLARSATGSALYAAPPNSPMNAASLDPAGGGQPHNNMQPYLALTYIIAMQGVYPARSAPAAAPDQARNGGSAHE
- a CDS encoding Ig-like domain repeat protein codes for the protein MSASRKFLASVATAATIAAATGAAPAIARTLVNPPSSLVQAKVRIPDLLANAYGSAVAALGDLNGDGVVDFAVGERAANGNMGAVWILFMRADGSVASSAQISNATPFLAGSLHPDDEFGASVAALGDLDGDGVPDLAVGAPNDDDVSPAHTGGLGIDRGAVYILFLTSSGAPKSVLKLSDLTTGISLPGDFERFGASIASLGDPDGAGPLKLALAAGAPGDADSDAPTGFARGAVYEVFLTWTGGSPPLVVDHTVKLSDTQGTPASFHLHDADLFGSSVARLTDLDGDGVSDLAVGAPLDDDNADGDLAPGANRGAVYVMLLNPNGSVKSYQKISATSGGFMAHLGRSNFFGDGVAALPDLDGNGVPDLAVGSGGYDDGGPGTGATWVVLLAYDHGTGAISIKQPLRISDNSGNLGGGLDAEGAFGASVASIGDLNGDGFPDLLAGAPGDGTGGVGSAWVLDLGRSAVALSSAPNPSNPGENVHFTASVTPGTGNVEFRDAGTPLGTSSLVSGSALFDTNLLADGSHPMTAYYEGDSVNIGGSSPVIVQLVGAVTAAQLALFAANPLEDGIEVKWQLGQPSLYSATVLERAQSLEGPWTAVTSPATTVDGVTSVLDADVVSGRSYEYRLSLTRSDGSTETIGHLSATAAQKVTVFALGAVTPNPATGPVEVSFSVARQARVRLSLLDVQGRVVSTLADDVRAPGVYQVTWSGDGARGAAPAGVYFLRYQTPGGTFTRRLVLAR
- a CDS encoding tail fiber protein; this encodes MATPFLGEIKLISFNYPPRGWAFCNGQLLPINQNQALFSILGNTYGGDGRVNFGLPNLQARTPIHRSSAHSLGESGGEQGHTLALNEMPTHAHSLMGSSATATAVSPAGNVLADTRASNGIEQYRGQPDAAMSPAAVAPTGGGQAHSNLQPYLVLNFVIALQGIFPSQTQPTAPAELQR
- a CDS encoding tail fiber protein: MSSPFVGEIRMFGGNFAPNGWMLCQGQVLPISEYEVLFNLIGTTYGGDGQSTFALPDLRGRAPIHQGPGFFIGQLGGQEVVTLTVAQIPSHSHLERANVNTGDAFGPGGMVPAESKAGLPQYAAAGAVAMHPQAIGQTGGSQPHENRMPFLVVNYIISLYGIFPSQN